One stretch of Rhodopirellula halodulae DNA includes these proteins:
- a CDS encoding glycosyltransferase: MIDPTLEPESTDPSSSSTTATTTNAPITNRFRPAKVIMALPAYNEEQSLPELLERIGEAFADSGLPYEVVIVDDGSKDDTAKIASQMSFQMPIHLVRHEVNQGLGVTIRDGLKEAVDRAGERDIIITMDADNTHPPGLINRMVQSVHEGCDCVIASRFQNGSRVVGVPIERHFLSIGARVLFTCLFPTRGVRDYTSGYRAYRASALRDAFDKYGDAFVGEAGFSCMADILLKLRKQGCVFGEAPLRLRYDQKGGDSKMQVFKTIWLTLKMLGRHRVQGV, translated from the coding sequence ATGATTGATCCCACTTTGGAACCCGAGTCCACCGACCCGAGTTCCTCCAGCACCACCGCGACCACGACCAACGCACCGATCACCAACCGTTTTCGTCCGGCCAAGGTGATCATGGCGTTGCCCGCTTACAACGAAGAACAATCGTTGCCCGAGTTGTTGGAACGAATTGGCGAAGCCTTCGCCGACAGCGGTTTGCCATACGAAGTGGTCATTGTCGACGACGGCAGCAAAGACGACACGGCCAAGATCGCGTCGCAGATGTCGTTTCAAATGCCGATTCATCTCGTTCGCCACGAAGTCAATCAGGGGCTCGGTGTGACGATTCGCGATGGATTGAAAGAAGCCGTCGATCGGGCTGGTGAGCGCGACATCATCATCACGATGGATGCCGACAACACGCACCCACCAGGATTGATCAACCGCATGGTGCAATCGGTCCACGAAGGATGTGACTGCGTGATCGCGTCACGATTCCAAAATGGATCTCGAGTTGTGGGAGTTCCGATCGAGCGACACTTCCTCAGCATCGGTGCTCGTGTTCTGTTCACCTGTCTGTTCCCGACTCGCGGTGTTCGTGATTACACCTCGGGATATCGTGCTTACCGTGCTTCGGCACTGCGAGATGCGTTCGACAAATATGGCGATGCCTTCGTTGGCGAAGCCGGTTTCTCCTGCATGGCTGACATTCTGCTGAAGCTTCGCAAACAAGGTTGCGTGTTTGGCGAAGCCCCTTTGCGTTTGCGTTACGACCAAAAGGGCGGCGACAGCAAAATGCAAGTCTTCAAGACCATTTGGTTGACGCTGAAGATGCTCGGTCGCCACCGCGTCCAAGGAGTCTGA